In Lysinibacillus sp. FSL M8-0337, the following proteins share a genomic window:
- a CDS encoding YdiU family protein, with protein sequence MTKANNIGWNFDNSYARLPSSFYSQLQLNRVHAPKLAILNEAVAKSLGLDYSALQQEDGIEVLAGNEIPKGALPLAQAYAGHQFGHFNMLGDGRALLLGEQITPLGERYDIGLKGSGRTPYSRGGDGRAALGPMLREYIISEAMFALGIPTSRSLAVVTTGETVLRETELPGAILTRVASSHLRVGTFQYAAQWGSDEELQKLADYAIQRHFPMIEQTQNRYLSLLQEVMKRQAALIAKWQLVGFIHGVMNTDNMTISGETIDYGPCAFMDRYNPATVFSSIDRQGRYAYGNQPPIGGWNITRFAETLLPLIHDDPEDAVALAQQVIEQYPQLYYTNWLAGMRAKLGLFNEEQQDATLVDELLTLMEKHEADYTNTFRSLTFQRCEGTALFDSKEFKKWYEQWQARRQRQEPSKAQSQQLMRDTNPAVIPRNHRVEEALEAAVTRGDYRVMDKLLQALSQPYAHLAEQEAYATLPEPSNCPYQTFCGT encoded by the coding sequence ATGACTAAGGCAAACAATATTGGTTGGAATTTTGATAATAGCTATGCTCGTCTACCAAGTTCATTCTATAGCCAACTTCAATTAAATCGCGTGCATGCGCCCAAATTGGCGATTCTAAATGAAGCAGTGGCAAAGTCCCTTGGATTAGATTATAGTGCGCTTCAACAAGAAGATGGTATTGAGGTTCTTGCAGGTAACGAGATACCAAAGGGAGCATTGCCGCTTGCACAGGCATATGCAGGACATCAATTTGGGCATTTTAATATGTTAGGGGACGGTAGAGCACTCCTTCTAGGCGAACAAATAACACCTTTAGGGGAGCGCTATGACATCGGACTCAAAGGTTCAGGACGAACACCTTACTCTAGAGGAGGAGACGGCCGCGCAGCACTTGGTCCGATGCTTCGTGAATATATTATTAGCGAAGCAATGTTTGCGTTAGGCATCCCAACTTCCCGTAGTTTGGCAGTAGTGACAACAGGAGAAACAGTACTTCGTGAAACAGAACTACCTGGTGCGATTTTGACGCGTGTTGCAAGTAGTCATTTACGTGTAGGGACATTTCAATATGCGGCACAATGGGGTAGCGATGAAGAGCTTCAGAAGTTAGCTGATTATGCAATCCAACGCCATTTCCCAATGATTGAACAGACGCAAAATCGCTATTTGAGCTTGCTTCAAGAAGTTATGAAAAGACAGGCAGCTCTTATTGCCAAATGGCAACTAGTCGGCTTTATCCATGGTGTAATGAACACAGATAATATGACGATTAGCGGTGAAACGATTGATTATGGTCCTTGTGCTTTTATGGATCGTTATAATCCAGCAACAGTTTTTAGCTCCATCGACCGACAAGGACGCTATGCCTATGGCAATCAGCCGCCTATTGGAGGATGGAATATTACGCGTTTTGCTGAAACGCTCCTTCCACTTATCCATGACGACCCTGAAGATGCTGTAGCATTAGCTCAGCAAGTAATTGAACAATATCCGCAGTTGTATTATACAAACTGGTTAGCGGGAATGCGAGCAAAGCTTGGTCTCTTTAATGAAGAACAGCAAGATGCCACACTGGTAGATGAACTTTTAACGTTAATGGAAAAGCATGAAGCTGATTATACAAATACATTCCGTTCACTAACGTTTCAAAGATGTGAAGGAACGGCACTTTTTGATAGTAAGGAATTTAAAAAGTGGTACGAACAGTGGCAAGCAAGAAGACAAAGGCAAGAACCATCCAAAGCACAATCACAGCAGTTAATGCGAGACACGAACCCTGCAGTTATTCCGCGAAACCATCGGGTAGAAGAAGCGTTAGAAGCGGCTGTTACACGCGGTGATTACCGTGTTATGGATAAGCTATTACAGGCGCTATCTCAACCATACGCGCATTTAGCGGAACAAGAAGCATATGCCACACTACCAGAACCATCCAACTGTCCATACCAAACGTTTTGTGGCACATAA
- a CDS encoding glucose 1-dehydrogenase: protein MFEKSVVVVTGGAQGIGEGIVRAYAQRGAKVVIADVNVELGHQLAQECNEQGYSALFVEADVTKEQDIVALMQQTVQHFGTITILINNAGKFEHVSPYDITVAQWHNLLQTNLTSVLFCSREAAKIMRTNELGGSIVSLASTRAFMSEPYSEAYAASKGGIVALTHALARSFGPDNITVNCISPGWIETGDYEQLRAIDHEQHLVGRVGVPEDIAQACLYLTNPANRFVTGINITVDGGMTKKMIYEE from the coding sequence ATGTTTGAAAAGTCGGTGGTTGTGGTGACTGGTGGTGCGCAAGGAATTGGAGAAGGGATTGTACGTGCATATGCACAGCGTGGTGCCAAGGTTGTAATTGCAGATGTGAATGTAGAACTGGGTCATCAATTAGCGCAAGAGTGTAATGAGCAAGGGTATTCGGCATTGTTTGTGGAGGCGGATGTGACAAAGGAACAAGATATTGTTGCGTTAATGCAGCAAACGGTCCAACATTTTGGGACGATTACGATTTTAATTAATAATGCGGGTAAGTTTGAGCATGTGTCACCTTATGATATTACGGTTGCGCAATGGCATAATCTTTTACAAACGAATTTAACGAGTGTTTTATTTTGTTCTAGAGAAGCGGCTAAAATCATGCGGACAAATGAGCTTGGTGGTTCGATTGTTTCTTTAGCCTCTACAAGGGCTTTTATGTCTGAGCCTTATAGTGAAGCGTATGCCGCTTCCAAGGGCGGTATTGTAGCGTTAACGCATGCATTAGCCCGCTCTTTCGGTCCAGATAACATTACGGTCAATTGTATATCACCTGGTTGGATTGAAACAGGTGATTATGAACAGCTACGTGCTATCGATCATGAACAACATCTAGTTGGGCGTGTTGGTGTGCCGGAAGATATTGCGCAAGCATGTTTGTACTTAACAAATCCAGCTAATCGATTTGTCACAGGGATTAATATTACGGTCGATGGAGGCATGACAAAGAAAATGATCTATGAGGAATAA
- a CDS encoding metallophosphoesterase: MQIVVMSDTHGDSHVIDRVRGFYPQVEIMIHCGDSELPFSHAALDGMKKVRGNCDLDKAFPEEIIVQAGDAALFVTHGHLFNVKSSMLALSYRAKEVAAHIVCFGHSHLLGSEMIDDVLFINPGSLLKPRGGNEKSFAVIDIQASYFQVDFFTENNECMSTHTFIRK, translated from the coding sequence AATAGTGGTCATGAGTGATACACATGGAGATAGCCATGTTATTGACCGAGTACGTGGCTTTTATCCGCAGGTCGAAATAATGATTCATTGTGGGGATAGCGAACTGCCCTTTTCCCATGCTGCATTAGATGGCATGAAAAAAGTAAGGGGAAATTGTGATCTTGATAAAGCTTTTCCAGAGGAAATAATTGTGCAAGCAGGAGATGCTGCCCTTTTTGTGACACATGGTCATTTATTTAATGTCAAATCATCCATGTTGGCATTATCGTATCGAGCAAAGGAAGTCGCTGCACATATTGTGTGCTTCGGACATTCACATCTATTAGGTTCCGAGATGATTGATGATGTCTTATTTATCAATCCAGGAAGTTTATTAAAGCCAAGAGGTGGCAATGAAAAAAGCTTTGCAGTTATAGATATTCAAGCTAGCTATTTTCAGGTGGATTTCTTCACAGAGAACAATGAATGTATGTCAACGCATACGTTTATTCGGAAATAA
- a CDS encoding DUF2639 domain-containing protein yields MHQYSKGWFVKELRAKGILVHPQLKTHLGKFKESELRNLYYRYVELQQTDTEQS; encoded by the coding sequence GTGCATCAATATTCAAAAGGTTGGTTTGTCAAAGAGCTACGCGCAAAAGGAATTTTAGTGCATCCTCAATTAAAAACACATCTAGGCAAGTTTAAAGAATCTGAATTACGAAATTTATATTACCGCTACGTGGAACTACAACAAACCGATACGGAGCAATCATAG